Proteins from one Limisphaera ngatamarikiensis genomic window:
- a CDS encoding sialate O-acetylesterase, producing MTARRSLLWSLVGCAGLWPAVVLRADFQVAPVFSDNMVLQQGQPVPVWGWGDDGERITVQVGSRRATTEVHNGRWEVRLRPMKAGGPWTMEVRSATRVVTFTNVLVGEVWVCSGQSNMEWPLERSHQPEADIASATNAMIRFLDVPNVKAEAPTIRLNARWEVCSPERARTFSAVAYYFGRALHQARGVPIGLIRSDWGGSPAEAWMSREALEMRPRYVREILDPFPEQWRRYQESLEEWRRAREEAQREGREFKRNAPWPPWRPSELYHGMIAPLIPYAIKGVIWYQGESNAGRAEQYRTLFQDLIRNWRHDWGQGDFPFLAVQLAPFMAIKDEPGESAWAELREAQMLAMRQLPKVGVVVTTDVGDPNDIHPVWKKPVGERLALAARAIAYGEKITWSGPVYRSVRFEGSKAIISFDHVGSGLEARGGPLKGFAICGEDRRWVWAEARIVGREVEVWSPQVPRPVAVRYGWADCPVVNLWNREGLPASPFRTDDFPLITAPREP from the coding sequence ATGACTGCGCGACGGAGTCTTCTGTGGAGTTTGGTGGGCTGTGCGGGGTTGTGGCCTGCCGTGGTATTGCGGGCGGATTTCCAGGTTGCGCCCGTGTTCAGCGACAACATGGTGTTGCAACAGGGTCAACCGGTTCCGGTTTGGGGTTGGGGCGATGATGGGGAGAGAATCACGGTGCAGGTGGGTTCGCGTCGGGCCACCACCGAGGTGCACAACGGCCGGTGGGAGGTGCGGTTGCGGCCGATGAAGGCGGGCGGACCGTGGACGATGGAGGTGCGGTCGGCCACGCGAGTGGTGACGTTCACGAACGTGTTGGTGGGGGAGGTGTGGGTTTGCAGCGGGCAGTCGAACATGGAATGGCCGCTCGAGCGGAGCCATCAGCCGGAGGCGGACATTGCGTCGGCCACGAATGCGATGATCCGGTTTTTGGACGTGCCCAATGTGAAGGCGGAGGCGCCCACGATACGGCTGAATGCGCGATGGGAGGTTTGTTCACCGGAGCGGGCCCGGACGTTTTCGGCAGTGGCGTACTATTTCGGCCGGGCGTTGCACCAGGCACGGGGTGTGCCGATTGGTTTGATTCGATCGGACTGGGGTGGGTCTCCGGCGGAGGCGTGGATGAGCCGGGAAGCGCTGGAGATGCGGCCGCGCTATGTACGGGAGATTTTGGATCCGTTTCCGGAGCAATGGCGGCGGTATCAGGAGAGCCTGGAGGAGTGGCGGCGGGCGCGGGAGGAGGCGCAGCGCGAGGGGCGTGAGTTCAAGCGGAACGCGCCCTGGCCGCCCTGGCGTCCGTCGGAGTTGTATCATGGGATGATTGCGCCGTTGATTCCGTATGCGATCAAGGGGGTGATCTGGTATCAGGGGGAATCCAACGCGGGCCGGGCGGAACAATATCGCACTTTGTTTCAAGATCTGATCCGGAACTGGCGGCACGACTGGGGTCAGGGTGATTTTCCCTTTCTGGCGGTGCAGTTGGCGCCGTTTATGGCCATCAAGGATGAGCCCGGTGAGAGTGCGTGGGCGGAGCTGCGGGAGGCGCAGATGTTGGCCATGCGGCAGTTGCCGAAGGTGGGGGTGGTGGTGACCACGGATGTTGGGGATCCGAACGACATTCATCCGGTGTGGAAGAAGCCGGTGGGTGAGAGGTTGGCCCTGGCTGCACGTGCGATTGCGTACGGGGAGAAGATCACCTGGTCGGGGCCGGTCTATCGCAGTGTGCGGTTTGAGGGTTCGAAGGCGATTATATCGTTTGATCATGTGGGGAGCGGTTTGGAGGCGCGTGGCGGGCCATTGAAGGGGTTTGCCATTTGCGGGGAGGATCGGAGGTGGGTGTGGGCGGAGGCGCGGATTGTGGGGCGGGAGGTTGAGGTTTGGAGTCCGCAGGTGCCGCGGCCGGTGGCGGTTCGGTATGGCTGGGCGGATTGTCCGGTGGTGAACTTGTGGAATCGGGAGGGTTTGCCCGCATCGCCGTTTCGCACGGACGATTTCCCTTTGATCACGGCGCCGCGGGAGCCGTGA
- a CDS encoding RHS repeat-associated core domain-containing protein: MAVNNFIRFSTKRTEDGTGLVLYEYRAYSPALGRWWSRDPINEPGHRILTHKGHFRLKLSEEHNLYCALRNSVMNLNDADGRGIVLVIVCSIVGGAAVAIGVGIGYCTDVLGCWLRVLLALFDGEQEADRVAPDDTTHRGPNAAEGGDADALRHCIAACNLARNWYPCLGPDGALERLQARETSRSPGSQMDGLNNEVGIGIGYGLECGKSCTDACLDALRKGLLYEIRNGQIVPSPDE, encoded by the coding sequence ATGGCGGTAAACAATTTCATCCGGTTCAGCACGAAGCGGACGGAGGACGGGACGGGCCTGGTGCTGTACGAATACCGGGCCTACAGTCCCGCCCTGGGAAGGTGGTGGAGCAGGGATCCAATCAATGAACCGGGACACCGTATCCTTACGCACAAGGGGCACTTCCGGCTGAAGCTTAGCGAGGAGCACAACTTGTATTGCGCGCTTAGGAATAGCGTGATGAATCTTAACGACGCTGACGGGCGTGGGATTGTTCTAGTGATCGTGTGTAGCATCGTGGGCGGCGCTGCCGTTGCCATCGGTGTTGGCATCGGTTACTGCACGGATGTTCTCGGGTGTTGGCTTCGGGTGCTGTTAGCACTGTTCGACGGCGAACAGGAAGCCGATCGGGTAGCCCCGGACGACACCACTCACCGCGGACCAAACGCTGCTGAGGGAGGCGATGCTGACGCGCTAAGGCACTGCATTGCAGCGTGCAATCTGGCCAGAAATTGGTACCCCTGCCTCGGACCTGACGGCGCTTTGGAACGGCTCCAGGCCAGGGAAACGAGCAGATCTCCTGGCTCCCAAATGGACGGACTGAATAACGAGGTTGGGATTGGCATCGGATATGGACTTGAGTGTGGCAAAAGCTGCACTGACGCTTGTCTGGATGCGCTACGGAAGGGCCTGCTCTACGAGATACGAAACGGTCAGATTGTTCCGAGCCCTGATGAATGA
- a CDS encoding RHS repeat-associated core domain-containing protein: MSGGTGTETARYEYGPFGEPLRLTGAAAGSNPFRFSTKRTGDATGLVLYEYRAYSPALGRWLSWDAIEEHGAANLIAFCANKLIRASGYLGMQITPPGWPWPSPGSPPVPGPGLAVEHHPNPPHLVMRGDCKDVV; the protein is encoded by the coding sequence GTGTCCGGTGGCACCGGTACCGAGACTGCGCGGTACGAGTATGGCCCGTTTGGGGAGCCTTTGCGGCTGACGGGCGCTGCGGCGGGTTCGAATCCGTTCCGGTTCAGCACGAAGCGGACGGGGGACGCGACGGGCCTGGTGCTGTACGAATACCGCGCCTACAGTCCCGCCCTGGGAAGGTGGTTGAGCTGGGATGCGATTGAGGAGCATGGTGCAGCGAACCTGATTGCTTTCTGCGCGAATAAACTCATTAGAGCCAGCGGTTATTTGGGAATGCAGATCACGCCGCCGGGATGGCCCTGGCCTTCTCCCGGATCTCCTCCGGTTCCAGGACCGGGTTTAGCAGTGGAGCACCATCCTAATCCGCCTCACCTTGTGATGCGGGGCGACTGCAAGGATGTTGTGTGA